A stretch of DNA from Serinus canaria isolate serCan28SL12 chromosome 14, serCan2020, whole genome shotgun sequence:
CACGCACCTGCCCAAGGGCTCCCGTCCGACGAGCAGCCCCCGGAGACCCAAACCCCGGGCTTTTCCTGAGCTTTAGTTCTGTTCTTCCAGGCTGGAGTTACTTTTCGTTACATATCCCTCGCCCTATTAGTGCCACTGCTGTTATTCAATAGCACTGTTTGCAGCTGGCGTTGTTTGCTCAGGGATGTGTTGGGATGAGGGCCGGGAAGGGCCGCCCCGGGTCCTGGCACAGCGTGTCCGCCGAGCGCTGGGCAGCGCCCTCTACACTCTTAATAAATTTTACTTAGATATACAAGCCCTCCACGCCTATTCTTAGTTGTTCATGGAAGAATTCATGGTGGTTTCAAAGGCACTAATCCGGGTCACAAAGCGAACTACCACCTCCTGCCTGGAGAGGGTTCCCTCAGTCAAGCCGGAGCCCAttgccaggagcagggggaagcTCCCGGCGCTGCCGGATGCGCTCCTTTCCTTCCGTGGCCAAGGTCTTTGCAGGACGCCTCACTACGTGGTGTCACTACTCAGTGTCACCTCACTACGTGGATTTCAGATCCGCTTTGTGGCACTGGTTCTGTTTGTACAAAGCTGTGTACACGAGTCTCTTCGATAACCTCGCACCATTTGCCTTTCTCCTCAAGTTGTCTCAGCAGCAGAGGTCAAAGCAGGGGAACCTCacgggctgctgctgctcagctggtgTGCATCGGCCCTGCTCAGactgcaaaactgaaaagaaaaagccataaCCTACTCATGTAAGCACGCAACAAAGAAATAATTGCAAAAAAGATAATAAGGAAACAGTGCCTAGTGTTCATTTGTCACTCAATAGTTGCGACAGTAATGCACAGTGACCAATAGTGCTACCCTAGGCGACACCTACATCCTGGGATGAGTACACAGGCACTTGGGAAGCGAGCCCGGCAGAAGCCCGGCTGCCCTGCCGTCACCCGCGGGTCACCCAGCACCCACCGGGGCCCGGCGTGCGGAGCCGGCCCTCCGCGGCACAGGGAGCGCTCCGGGACCGCGGGGAtggcggggccgcggcggcggcgggcgggcccgtgggaaggaggaggaggagaaggaggaggaaggagaggcgGAAGCGGCGGCCGGCGATGGCCGGGGCGCTGCTGCGCGGGGTGCGGCGCTTCCCCTGGCTCTGCAACGTGCTGCTCTACGGGGGGCTGTTCGCGGCGGGGGACGCGGCGCAGCAGCTGCTGCGGGGACAGCCGCCCGACTGGGCGCAGACGCGCCGCGTGGCGCTGGTGGCCCTGGCCTTCCACGGCAACTTCAGCTACGTGTGGCTGCGGGCGCTGGAGCGGGCGCTgcccggccgccgcccgcccgccgtGCTGGGCAAGGTGCTCTGCGATCAGCTGCTGGGCGCGCCCGTCGCCGTGCTGGCCTTCTACACGGGTGAGTGCCGGGGGCTGCCCGCCGAGCCCCGCGCGtccgccggccccgccgcccccggcagCGGCTCCGCACCGCGACCCGCGCCTGGCTCGGACCGGCGTACTCCCCAAGGGGCCGGGGTGGCTGGGGACCCCCTGCCCGCCCGGCGCGGCTCCCGCACCCCTAAGCGCCCTCGGAGCGGGACCGCGGCCGGGGTGCTCTACAGAGCCCGACAGCTCCCCCCGAGGATGCCCGAGGGCGCTGAGCCGCCTGTGGCACTGCGGAGCTCTCCAGGAGAGGTGCTGGACCAAAGGAGGCCTGCCCTGAGCTTGGTCGGGCGCGTAGCTTTTAATTAGCAGCAAAGAATGCAGAGCACCTGCCACGGATTGCAGCATCCATGTCTGTTTGAactgctgtgctcagttctCAGCATCAGCTGTCTCATTTTCCAAAACGCAGGTGTAGATGTCAGGAAATGGCATCGTTCAACGAACCAGCTTCTGCTGTGAGAGTCTATAGAAATAAAGCATGCTACTAATGGCTGATCTCAAAAGCTAACAAGTAACAAGATACTTTAAAGAAGTCTAGTatctatttcagaaataaacatgagggaataagaaaattaataggTGAAACTAATGTAATTAAATGCTCTCATTTAGCTTAAACTTAATGTGGTAGAAGATTAAGACAGATCCTCTTTTTCTCTGGGATTGGGAGACCTGCATTCTATCACTCCAACAGGGAAAATACTCAATTTGTGATTGAAGAGAAATGAAGTAAAAGAAGTCAAACACCAGATGCTTCCACTCAAGATCTTAGCTATATCACAACTTAAGCTGAGAATTGCCCAAGGGCCAGAATGATCTGAAGGACCAGAAAAGGGCTAGTAAAAGTCCCTGGATTGGGTAGCACTAAAACAATGTATCCATTGAGAGATACTGATAACCTCAAGGCATGGAAATACCTGGAAAGGTCCCAGAGTCGGACTAAGGCCTCTGCTTATGTGCAAAATGCTTTATTCTCTCTCTCGTGGGTGTAAAAGGTGCTGTTATCCTCTCTGTTCCCCCACACCACCACTGGTGTGTGGTATGGCAGAGAAACAGATGCCACAACAGCTGTACACCCAGTAAATCCCAGCTGATCCCGGGTGTCAGTGCTGGGAGTCAGGTCAATAGATGAGGAGATTTGATGTACCACTATTAGGTAGTCAGAATGGTATTTGTGTAACAAtatcagcttttctttcaaagataTTGTAATGTATTTTGAGAAGGGTCTAGGATGTCACTGGAAAATgtgaacatttaattttttgcattttttctgatTGTTGTAAATATTTTACCACTAGGTATGAGCATCCTTCAGAGGAAAGAGGACATCTTTTCAGactgtaaaaagaaattttggaaTACATATAAGGTGAGGCAAGCAATTTGCTTATATCACAgctaaacaacaacaaaaaaggataaatattccttccttcctcctttccttttccttttccttttccttttccttttccttttccttttccttttccttttccttttccttttccttttcattccattccatttcattccattccattccattccattatTTGATTATGTCTAGGAAGTTTTAAGTACCAGCAGTCACATGAAGTAAAGGCAGTTTGGgtcaggcagtgctgccagaTGGGTGAAATTATGCCATTTTTTAATATGGGTGAAAttatgccatttaaaaaaatgataaGTACAGTGGTTATATACATAACACTTGCACCAAGCTCTGGTTGAATGACAGTCCTACAGTACAACATTGATTCAGGGGTTTTTATCTTAAGAACTACCCACACACCAGTGTTTAGCTACTGATACTATTGACAACACTTGTACacctattaaaataattaattacagaGACACTTGCTTTGAGAATCATTTTTAGGCTGTACTTTTCAGTGACAATCTTCTCACTTTCAGAACCAAGCCCCCTTGTTTTAAGAAGGCTTTGCTATAAACAGCTGGCTTTGATTTGCATTTCTGCATACACAAGACAAAATTATCCGTGCTCCCTCAGAGCTGAGCAAGCTGAGAATGTTAAAGGCTTCTCAGATGCAAGAAGAATGATGGATGGCTTATCAGGGAAAAATAGTAACAGGAGAAGATGTGATTGCAATGTGAATTTCTCTTCATATTGTAAAACTATATAGGTAGGATGGgaaaggattatttttattcctatgGAAGATGATTCTAAAAGCAGTGCCCACTATAGCCTATCAAAACATAAGGTTTCTCTCAGCCTTATGTTCTATGAGTAAATTATCCATTGATTTTTCTAAATATGCCTTACGTGTATGAGTAAGGAGAAGGAGCATTGCAAGTGTGAAATAAATAGTGTTCAGtggtatttttcattaatgGCTGAAACAAATGTTCACATGTTTAAACATTTGTTCACCCATCTGGTAAATGCGTTTATTGTGTCTGGTGTCAGATGTCTGTGAAGAATTAACTGTGCTTAgggttttgtatttaaaatgagTAGAAAACTGTGTTTGAAAAACTCAGAGTCTAGAGGCTCATGAGGATGATTAGAAGTTTAATATGGCAAACCCTAGGTTAAGCATCTCCATTTGTAATCAAACAGCTTTTATTAACTTTACTCAAATACGTTTCAGTCATCACTGAATGTGGGAAAAATGAATCTTGGTGGTTGAAATCCATAAGAATAACAAAtgattcattttcctttcagacaGGACTGATGTACTGGCCTTTCGTGCAGGTGAGTTCTGAGGGTGGCCTTTCCCTGCCAGAGAACCCGGGATCCTCTCCCATCCATGCTGTGTCTGagcccaggaggagcagtgcAGTTGTTGGGTGGGTCACAGTGCCTGGAGCACTAGCTGAGctctctcttcttcccacaCAGCTGTCAAACTTCATTCTGATCCCAGTTCACCTGAGAACAGCTTACACTGGCCTCTGTGGCTTTGTCTGGGCTtccttcatttgcttttcccagcagagtGGAGATGGCACAGCAAAGTCAGCATTCATGTGGCTCCAAGGAGAGAAGGTCAATGCAGATGAAGAATCATCAGACAAATAAGAACTTTACTTCTGAATACATTCTAAATTGCTAAACTGGGTTTGTGAAAGTCAGTAAATTACACTGCAGCCTCATGTTGTGTTTAAAATAAGCAGTTATTCCAACATTTGGTGTTTAGTATAAGCAGTGGAACAGTTTGTCTTTGtgcctgtttatttttcataaaagagGCCAGTTGCATATtgacatttaattattttca
This window harbors:
- the MPV17L gene encoding mpv17-like protein yields the protein MAGALLRGVRRFPWLCNVLLYGGLFAAGDAAQQLLRGQPPDWAQTRRVALVALAFHGNFSYVWLRALERALPGRRPPAVLGKVLCDQLLGAPVAVLAFYTGMSILQRKEDIFSDCKKKFWNTYKTGLMYWPFVQLSNFILIPVHLRTAYTGLCGFVWASFICFSQQSGDGTAKSAFMWLQGEKVNADEESSDK